Proteins encoded together in one Carya illinoinensis cultivar Pawnee chromosome 3, C.illinoinensisPawnee_v1, whole genome shotgun sequence window:
- the LOC122303954 gene encoding uncharacterized protein LOC122303954, with protein MICDKMSMQSNLDCFLHCTTPVVQSQFLPKTEVRNLNRLWHPWERETVEYFTLGDLWNCYDEWSAYGAGVPIVLNNGETLVQYYVPYLSAIQIFTSNSSVNTLREETESGYCETREFFSDSCSEESESEKLWRWDGCSSEDGGSEQENLCHLNDRLGYRYFQYFERSTPYGRVPLMDKINGLAQRYPGLMSLRSVDLSPASWMAVAWYPIYHIPMGRTIKDLSTCFLTYHTLSSSFQDMDLEDDLERDERKRKEGEGISLPPFGLATYKMQGNVWVSGNCGRDQERLVSLLSVADSWLKQLRVQHHDFNYFSGIRHG; from the exons ATGATCTGTGATAAAATGTCAATGCAATCAAATCTTGACTGTTTCCTCCATTGCACAACTCCTGTGGTACAATCCCAGTTTCTTCCCAAG ACTGAGGTTAGAAACCTAAATCGCCTATGGCATCCATGGGAGAGAGAAACAGTTGAATATTTCACCTTAGGAGATCTTTGGAATTGTTATGATGAATGGAGTGCATATGGGGCCGGAGTTCCGATCGTGTTGAACAACGGCGAGACCTTAGTTCAGTACTACGTGCCTTACCTGTCTGCAATCCAAATTTTCACAAGCAATTCATCTGTAAACACTTTGAG GGAAGAGACCGAGTCAGGATACTGTGAGACAAGGGAATTCTTCAGTGATTCGTGCAGCGAAGAGAGCGAGAGTGAGAAGTTATGGAGATGGGATGGATGCTCCTCAGAGGATGGAGGGTCTGAGCAAGAGAATCTTTGTCATCTGAATGATAGATTGGGCTACCGTTATTTCCAGTACTTTGAGAGATCAACTCCTTATGGCAGAGTTCCTCTAATGGATAAG ATTAATGGATTAGCTCAAAGATACCCTGGCTTGATGTCATTGAGAAGTGTGGATCTTTCCCCAGCTAGCTGGATGGCAGTTGCTtg GTATCCAATTTATCACATTCCCATGGGAAGAACTATAAAAGATTTGTCCACATGCTTCCTCACTTACCACACGCTTTCATCTTCATTTCAAG ATATGGACCTCGAAGATGACCTTGAGCGTGACGAAAGGAAGAGAAAGGAAGGGGAGGGCATCTCTCTTCCTCCATTTGGTTTGGCCACTTACAAGATGCAGGGAAACGTGTGGGTCTCGGGAAATTGTGGCCGGGACCAGGAGAGACTAGTGTCGCTTTTGAGCGTGGCAGATTCATGGCTAAAGCAATTGAGGGTCCAGCACCATGACTTCAACTACTTTTCAGGGATCAGACATGGCTAA